One stretch of Glandiceps talaboti chromosome 7, keGlaTala1.1, whole genome shotgun sequence DNA includes these proteins:
- the LOC144437837 gene encoding NFX1-type zinc finger-containing protein 1-like — MSDADDDEIEPVICKDGEAESGTNPFKMMGGTGPLGRPDFGKEYHQKTRTSFGKQGPAQCEKASRSDQPSRHGRGGGARSKRPYRDQYFKKNQQGKENGDKIDGHTKESDTSSGEAKPRSRRSLHYQALDSLYEKDSKDVVLYLCKESTEFRKILNDEKMTKDYFQLLFRVLARATTCSTVPQNVIYIVSILNECGFFNRHVAPHLSGLMVDLIRGTFNSRSEAMIRYTVTILKSTLLCMPSKFLEISPIISLLTTILSTAKNNGIDLEEDLIEEIETLETDMKQEVENIRTGQLKMKEYTHQRHLKERDEPPNDFRCLSVFPGFADIMTNLEPYLRPNIPKGAFRDADHYLDVQFRLLREDFISPMREGITKYLTEQNLPKGERTRLSDVRIYEDVRILSPTCNGVDGICHVIDFQSANLKRVRWATSKRLLYGSLVCLSKDKFKTLLFATVAGREVSQLENGKTKLKFQNIEESLDEPPDQTFTMIESTAFFEAYRYVLEGLQELDDYSLPFRRHIVECQTDVDIPIYLKRVDRPIYDIRCLHSSRYARQGATQSNDDSITNTTGQHTCQEANVESNGSMQIPVLERSSWPTASSLNLDDSQLKALQSALTREVTVIQGPPGTGKTHIGLKIVEILLSNAGIWQSGDDIGREGFPILIVCYTNHALDQFLEGIYRFLDKGIVRVGSRSKSQTLEKFQISNQRCRFYGHGLYHELKSTERMVETYRDGMKGEINVALDDEELLSVIPGYQKEFLQGSDGKSMIALWLSEKIVSTQDEDIGVFLPLTVKEGSQQKPSQQDSHDRQDRTTENGSLKNTGDGKQQTIDIEGQGDFLNELRTIEGESSKAIPIKEEIQPPGTSVKDQGQSLSRILETLKGLVFEKSSDGFQEDKRNKKKVTKKLKQRLTQLMECTQPMTQEEGLDVTDVWSLKLVDRWRLYKYWLELFKTHAERKLRDYIEEFERLSLQLKEINEEEDRRIMTDAKIIGMTTTGAAKYRSILKQVNPKIVIIEEAAEVLESHIITTLTKDCEHLILIGDHQQLRPNPSVYDLARSYNLDISLFERMIKNGIQYDKLSLQHRMRPEIAELMKHIYTSLQNHDSVKHYEEINGIGKNFFFIEHEEEEELMEEIQSRSNTHEATYLVSLCKYLLQQGYQPAQITILTMYTAQLIEIKHMMPKDIFSGVRVCPVDNFQGEENDIILLSLVRSNPEGSIGFLGIANRVCVALSRARMGFYCIGNFRLLLEKNKLWKKIITDLRPRGNIGKALQLYCRKHPNVIINCSCKDDFDASPDGGCKEPCDYRLDCGHVCKRYCHPYDLDHNEYNCEAPCQILCKEGHPCPLLCHEGCTDCQVFTDKVIPSCGHTQKMLCYQDVTLFHCKEPCPKISKCGHMCTKLCWQACPIFCEKQVEKSIPGCGHTQVMKCSEDPQVYICGEPCEKHLSCSHLCQNKCGEKCSEKCHIPVVHEDWLCGHKVNGPCFLTARDCPIPCNSNLDCGHTCKGRCGECKNGQEHVQCDLSCNKSLQCGHQCTKKCHEDCIMACMEVVVRKVEDCGHNVMMRCCEKMVSCPMYCGAMLRCGHKCSGRCGLCKAVGSHNFCTQKCGRKLICGHTCFKPCFQSCGPCELPHNQFCAHRTRGRDCNSPCLWKCVHHRCYRKCHEPCDRPRCNHPCTLELRCGYGHRCIGLCGDICPNLCRQCNRSQLEASAAFFGRRYTKKSRFVQLNCGHVYEMKDLDRLMVGITAKSAASSTVIGMKSCPKCSKTILNCSRYSQVIKQSFKDIKRTMIKLEQESDEFYLDGAKDQIRHMVNAVIFPQHRSLFNDNIENAKDLQSIIDIEYNVMVYRELALARCNLQNVLLAFENHASDHSHVVGIIPKSFEDDTKQIINDIDVWMNKAGGLTTGLMKDLYKSAFQFASFRLFERLVLKPTTDIYKHCINSTIQNLQLNLRRLKAENNQILSTLIIPSTPEAVSRNKYRSWVVGDWLKCPNDHIFYNPQMMTLEKEGENRDGLSMPHCKECLGAGQSGD; from the coding sequence TTTACATTGTTAGCATACTGAATGAGTGTGGTTTCTTCAACCGCCATGTTGCACCACATCTATCAGGTTTGATGGTTGATTTGATACGTGGTACATTCAACAGCAGATCAGAGGCAATGATTCGGTACACAGTGACGATCCTGAAGTCAACATTACTCTGTATGCCAAGCAAGTTTTTGGAGATTTCACCCATTATCAGCCTTCTTACCACAATACTTAGCACTGCGAAGAATAATGGAATCGACTTAGAGGAAGATCTAATTGAAGAAATTGAAACTCTCGAGACAGATATGAAGCAAGAAGTCGAAAACATTCGCACTGGGCAATTGAAGATGAAAGAATATACACATCAAAGGCATCTCAAAGAAAGAGATGAACCTCCGAATGACTTTAGGTGTCTATCAGTATTTCCTGGCTTTGCAGATATTATGACTAATTTAGAGCCTTACTTGCGGCCAAACATTCCTAAAGGTGCGTTCAGAGATGCAGACCACTACCTAGATGTTCAATTTAGACTTCTTCGGGAAGATTTTATATCACCTATGCGTGAAGGCATAACAAAGTACCTAACAGAACAAAATTTACCGAAGGGAGAACGTACAAGACTAAGTGATGTTAGAATATATGAAGATGTGCGTATTTTGAGTCCTACATGTAATGGTGTAGATGGCATATGTCATGTCATAGATTTCCAGAGTGCCAACCTGAAACGTGTTCGATGGGCCACCAGTAAGCGTTTACTTTATGGATctcttgtttgtttgtccaaAGACAAGTTCAAAACACTCCTGTTTGCAACAGTGGCAGGACGGGAAGTAAGTCAGCTAGAAAATGGCAAAACCAAGTTGAAGTTTCAGAATATCGAAGAATCCCTGGATGAACCACCGGATCAAACCTTTACAATGATTGAATCAACAGCTTTCTTTGAAGCTTACAGATACGTTCTTGAAGGTCTGCAAGAACTGGATGATTATTCACTACCATTTAGGAGGCACATTGTTGAATGTCAAACAGATGTTGATATACCCATATACCTAAAAAGAGTGGATAGGCCCATTTATGACATCCGATGTCTTCACAGTAGTAGATATGCTCGTCAAGGGGCAACTCAGTCCAATGATGATAGCATTACAAATACCACTGGACAACACACATGTCAAGAGGCAAATGTTGAATCTAATGGTTCAATGCAAATACCAGTTCTTGAAAGATCTAGTTGGCCAACAGCAAGTTCGTTGAATTTAGATGATTCTCAGCTGAAGGCTTTACAATCTGCTCTCACCCGCGAAGTGACAGTTATACAAGGACCACCAGGTACAGGAAAGACACATATTGGGCTGAAGATAGTAGAAATTCTCCTAAGTAATGCTGGCATATGGCAGTCAGGTGATGACATAGGAAGAGAGGGCTTCCCCATTCTCATAGTATGTTACACAAACCATGCTCTTGATCAGTTTTTGGAAGGAATTTATCGTTTCCTTGATAAAGGCATAGTTCGAGTAGGAAGCAGAAGTAAGAGTCAAACACTGGAGAAATTTCAGATATCAAACCAAAGGTGTAGGTTTTATGGACATGGTCTATACCATGAATTGAAATCGACAGAGAGAATGGTTGAAACATATAGAGATGGAATGAAAGGTGAAATTAATGTTGCTCTTGATGACGAAGAATTGTTATCTGTTATACCTGGTTACCAGAAGGAATTTCTTCAAGGAAGCGATGGTAAAAGCATGATAGCACTTTGGTTGTCGGAGAAAATTGTTTCAACACAAGATGAAGACATTGGAGTCTTTCTTCCATTGACCGTAAAAGAAGGAAGCCAACAAAAGCCAAGTCAACAAGACTCACATGACAGGCAAGATAGAACAACTGAGAATGGCTCATTAAAGAACACTGGTGATGGAAAACAGCAAACAATCGATATTGAGGGTCAAGGTGATTTTCTCAATGAATTGAGAACTATTGAAGGTGAAAGCAGTAAAGCTATACCTATCAAGGAGGAGATCCAACCACCAGGCACAAGTGTTAAAGACCAAGGACAATCCTTATCACGAATTCTCGAAACCTTGAAGGGTCTTGTGTTTGAGAAATCAAGTGATGGATTTCAGGAAGACAAGCGAAATAAAAAGAAGGTGActaagaaattaaaacaaaggcTCACCCAACTAATGGAATGCACACAGCCAATGACCCAGGAGGAAGGCCTCGATGTCACTGATGTTTGGTCTCTGAAATTAGTTGATCGATGGAGGCTGTATAAATATTGGTTAGAATTATTCAAAACACATGCAGAAAGAAAACTAAGGGATTATATTGAAGAGTTTGAAAGACTCTCTCTCCAGTTAAAGGAAATCAATGAAGAAGAGGACCGAAGAATAATGACAGATGCAAAGATTATTGGGATGACCACAACTGGTGCAGCCAAATATCGGTCCATCCTTAAACAAGTAAATCCTAAGATTGTTATAATTGAAGAGGCTGCCGAAGTTCTTGAATCTCACATAATAACTACTCTCACTAAAGATTGTGAACATCTAATCCTCATTGGTGACCATCAACAGCTAAGGCCCAATCCATCGGTGTATGACCTCGCCAGGTCATACAATCTGGATATTTCACTATTTGAGAGGATGATTAAGAATGGTATACAGTATGACAAACTGTCTCTGCAGCATCGCATGCGACCCGAAATAGCAGAATTGATGAAGCACATCTATACCAGCCTACAAAATCATGACTCTGTGAAGCATTATGAAGAGATCAATGGTATCGGTAAGAATTTTTTCTTCATTGAACATGAAGAGGAAGAGGAGCTTATGGAAGAAATCCAGAGTCGTTCAAACACCCATGAAGCAACATACCTCGTGTCTCTGTGCAAATACTTGTTACAACAAGGATATCAACCTGCTCAGATTACTATTTTGACTATGTATACAGCTCAGCTGATTGAAATCAAACATATGATGCCTAAGGACATCTTCAGTGGTGTGCGTGTTTGTCCAGTTGATAATTTCCAAGGAgaagaaaatgacatcattctCCTGTCACTAGTAAGAAGTAACCCTGAGGGCAGCATAGGATTTCTAGGCATCGCCAACAGAGTTTGTGTAGCACTGAGCAGAGCAAGAATGGGTTTCTATTGCATCGGAAATTTCAGACTACTTTTGGAGAAGAACAAACTCTGGAAGAAAATAATAACAGACCTTCGTCCTCGTGGCAACATTGGCAAGGCTTTGCAGTTATATTGTAGAAAACAcccaaatgtaataataaactGTTCTTGCAAGGATGATTTTGATGCCTCACCTGATGGAGGATGTAAGGAACCATGTGACTACCGACTTGATTGCGGACATGTGTGTAAGAGATACTGTCATCCATATGACCTTGATCATAACGAATACAACTGTGAGGCTCCTTGCCAAATTCTCTGCAAAGAAGGACACCCATGTCCTCTCCTATGCCATGAAGGATGCACAGATTGTCAAGTTTTTACTGATAAGGTCATTCCAAGCTGTGGGCATACCCAAAAGATGTTGTGTTACCAAGAtgtgactttgttccattgcaaaGAACCCTGtccaaaaatatcaaaatgtggGCACATGTGTACAAAGTTATGTTGGCAAGCCTGTCCAATATTCTGTGAGAAGCAGGTTGAAAAGTCTATACCAGGTTGTGGCCATACCCAAGTGATGAAATGTTCAGAAGACCCACAAGTCTATATCTGTGGAGAACCATGTGAAAAGCATCTCTCATGCAGTCACCTTTGCCAAAATAAATGCGGAGAAAAATGTTCAGAAAAATGCCATATTCCTGTGGTACATGAGGACTGGCTATGTGGTCATAAGGTTAATGGTCCTTGTTTTCTCACTGCAAGAGACTGTCCAATACCATGCAATAGTAATCTTGATTGTGGCCATACATGTAAAGGCCGCTGTGGGGAGTGTAAAAATGGTCAGGAACATGTACAGTGTGATCTGTCGTGCAACAAATCTCTTCAATGTGGTCATCAATGTACCAAAAAATGCCATGAAGATTGTATAATGGCTTGTATGGAAGTTGTTGTTCGCAAAGTTGAGGATTGTGGGCATAATGTGATGATGAGATGCTGCGAGAAGATGGTATCATGTCCCATGTACTGTGGTGCCATGCTTAGATGTGGTCATAAGTGCAGTGGCAGATGTGGTCTATGCAAGGCTGTGGGCAGTCACAATTTCTGCACTCAGAAATGTGGAAGAAAACTCATCTGTGGCCATACATGTTTCAAGCCGTGTTTTCAGTCGTGTGGTCCTTGTGAATTGCCCCACAATCAATTCTGTGCACATAGGACCCGTGGAAGAGATTGCAATTCACCATGTCTTTGGAAGTGTGTCCATCATCGATGTTATAGAAAATGTCATGAACCCTGTGATCGACCACGATGCAATCATCCATGTACATTAGAGTTGCGGTGTGGATATGGTCACAGATGCATTGGGCTGTGTGGAGACATCTGCCCAAACCTTTGCAGACAGTGTAACAGGTCCCAATTGGAGGCTTCAGCAGCTTTCTTTGGAAGGAGATACACCAAGAAGAGCCGATTTGTTCAGCTGAATTGTggacatgtatatgaaatgaaagaCTTAGATCGCCTAATGGTTGGAATAACAGCAAAATCCGCTGCCAGTAGTACAGTGATCGGAATGAAAAGTTGCCCAAAGTGCAGTAAAACTATCTTGAACTGTAGCCGTTACAGTCAGGTCATAAAGCAGAGTTTCAAGGATATCAAACGGACAATGATCAAACTCGAGCAAGAAAGTGATGAGTTTTATCTTGATGGAGCGAAAGACCAGATTCGACACATGGTAAATGCAGTCATCTTTCCACAGCATCGAAGTCTATTCAATGATAACATTGAAAATGCTAAGGATCTTCAAAGCATCATTGATATCGAGTACAACGTAATGGTCTACAGAGAATTGGCCCTAGCTAGATGTAATCTGCAAAATGTCTTGCTGGCTTTTGAGAATCATGCATCGGATCATTCGCACGTAGTTGGTATCATTCCGAAATCATTTGAAGATGATACgaaacaaattataaatgatATTGATGTATGGATGAACAAGGCAGGAGGGCTGACAACTGGACTAATGAAAGATTTGTACAAAAGTGCTTTCCAGTTTGCTTCTTTCCGACTTTTTGAACGACTTGTCTTGAAACCTACAACTGACATTTACAAGCACTGTATCAATAGTACCATACAGAATCTACAGTTAAACCTGAGACGACTAAAAGCTGAGAACAATCAGATTCTGTCAACCCTGATCATTCCGTCAACTCCGGAAGCTGTTTCCCGCAACAAGTACAGAAGTTGGGTTGTTGGAGATTGGCTGAAGTGTCCTAATGATCATATTTTCTATAATCCCCAAATGATGACTTTGGAAAAGGAAGGTGAGAACAGAGATGGTCTCTCCATGCCACATTGTAAGGAATGTCTTGGAGCAGGACAAAGTGGAGATTGA
- the LOC144437457 gene encoding acid-sensing ion channel 1A-like: protein MLEYCGCVDTFEMDSPRCRLLNKTEDMCKQLVYYLHREDLLPCNCPQPCTDTQYTERLSTALWPSDRYMTKLLRAIRAINPKTIDINDKVTISENLLSLEVFYEEINYGKIEEYPAYEILKLVSDIGGTLGLYVGLSMITICEGIEFLYQLAKAAFKK, encoded by the exons ATGCTTGAATACTGTGGCTGTGTGGATACCTTTGAAATGGATAGTCCACGCTGTCGACTGTTAAACAAAACTGAAG ATATGTGCAAACAGCTTGTGTACTATTTACACCGGGAAGACTTACTACCCTGCAATTGCCCACAACCTTGCAC AGACACGCAATACACAGAAAGATTATCTACAGCACTATGGCCATCAGACAGATACATG ACCAAGCTACTGAGGGCTATCAGAGCTATAAATCCAAAAACGATAGACATCAATGACAAAGTAACTATAAG TGAGAATCTACTTAGCCTGGAGGTTTTCTATGAAGAAATCAATTATGGAAAGATCGAAGAATATCCCGCTTATGAG ATATTGAAATTGGTGAGTGATATTGGTGGTACCTTAGGATTGTATGTTGGTCTATCTATGATAACAATATGTGAGGGTATAGAGTTTTTATACCAGCTAGCCAAAGCAGCATTCAAGAAATGA